Proteins from one Xenorhabdus griffiniae genomic window:
- a CDS encoding type VI secretion system tip protein VgrG, with translation MSEKKIFDKLQQGLSFVQQGKEAADPLRQGGKDLADKLARRAADKERLAKLKQGQSFVSRGQSAGLPGGIGNGITSGGFAGGLAQKAAAGHSTAAKALQKVSQLPGVGSSPSGLQFTLTAGGLSPQTFVVTDFTLSEHFSQPFQLEVGLASADPSIDFPAVLDRTATLTILQEGIEQRSITGVVASFEQGNTGLHQTTYQMSIRPDLWRTTLRQNSRIFQQLNIAAIITTILKEHRIRDVVFSLRHPHPEREFCVQYQESDFAFLQRLTAEEGIFYFFECGNGRNTLVFADDCGSVPPDKVFPYQPGDASTVGEPAISSLTCSAQVRPARVQLKDYTFKNPAWPAEFSQQMKEDTLQQRYYEHYDYPGRFKDEAHGKDFTRYRLEALRNNAMTGQGSGHAIAIQPGKLFTLSNHPRADLNQPWQVVGTRHSGSQPQALETANSGTGTTLNSHFHFIRHNQNWRPAPLPKPVIDGPQIAKVVGPAGEEIFCDQYGRIRLQFPWDRYGKSDDHSSCWIRVTQPWAGQGWGMLAIPRIGQEVVVDFLHGDPDQPIVTGRTYHASNIPPGGLPGSKTQMAFRSKTHKGEGYNELLFEDAKGSERLALHAQKDMHTTVKNAQSLVVEAGDRTLTIQTGDEFKTVQQGNLTETIGQTRSTEANVVQVKATAGKAGAGTQLYEAEDDITLKVGSGTLQMTKTSIKISFGGASIELNDSGVTVLGGQVNINK, from the coding sequence ATGTCAGAGAAAAAAATCTTCGATAAGTTACAGCAGGGGCTATCTTTTGTTCAGCAAGGAAAAGAAGCTGCCGACCCGCTGAGACAAGGCGGAAAAGATCTCGCCGACAAATTGGCCAGACGCGCCGCCGATAAAGAGAGACTCGCCAAACTGAAGCAGGGGCAGTCTTTTGTTTCACGGGGACAATCCGCCGGGCTGCCAGGTGGTATCGGGAACGGTATCACAAGTGGCGGTTTTGCAGGCGGGCTGGCTCAAAAAGCGGCCGCCGGACACAGCACCGCCGCCAAAGCCCTGCAAAAAGTCAGTCAGTTGCCTGGCGTTGGAAGCTCGCCCAGCGGTCTGCAATTTACCCTGACCGCCGGTGGCCTGTCGCCCCAAACTTTTGTCGTCACCGATTTCACCCTGAGTGAACACTTTTCCCAGCCATTCCAACTGGAAGTGGGGTTGGCCAGTGCTGATCCGTCCATCGATTTTCCGGCAGTACTGGATCGCACGGCGACACTGACCATTTTGCAGGAGGGCATTGAACAGCGCAGCATCACGGGGGTGGTGGCCAGCTTTGAGCAGGGTAACACCGGGTTGCACCAGACCACCTACCAGATGAGCATTCGCCCGGATCTGTGGCGTACCACGTTGCGGCAAAACTCACGCATCTTCCAGCAACTGAACATTGCCGCGATTATCACCACAATCCTGAAAGAGCACCGTATCCGTGATGTCGTCTTCAGCCTGCGCCATCCGCACCCGGAACGAGAATTTTGTGTGCAATATCAGGAAAGTGATTTCGCGTTTCTGCAACGGCTGACGGCCGAAGAGGGGATTTTCTACTTCTTTGAGTGTGGTAACGGGCGTAACACGCTGGTGTTTGCCGATGACTGTGGTTCGGTGCCACCGGACAAGGTGTTCCCTTACCAGCCGGGTGATGCAAGCACCGTGGGAGAACCCGCCATCAGCAGCCTGACCTGTAGCGCCCAGGTGCGACCGGCCCGGGTGCAACTGAAAGATTACACTTTCAAAAACCCAGCCTGGCCGGCCGAATTCAGCCAGCAGATGAAGGAAGACACCCTGCAACAGAGGTATTACGAGCACTACGACTATCCGGGGCGTTTTAAAGATGAAGCGCACGGGAAAGATTTTACCCGTTACCGGCTGGAAGCCCTGCGCAACAATGCTATGACCGGGCAAGGTAGCGGTCATGCCATTGCCATCCAGCCAGGTAAATTATTCACCCTGAGCAACCACCCGCGCGCCGACCTGAACCAACCGTGGCAAGTGGTGGGAACCCGTCATTCCGGCAGTCAGCCGCAGGCGCTGGAAACCGCCAATAGCGGCACAGGCACCACCCTGAACAGCCACTTCCACTTTATCCGCCATAACCAGAACTGGCGTCCTGCGCCACTGCCAAAACCAGTCATCGACGGCCCACAGATTGCCAAAGTGGTTGGCCCAGCGGGGGAAGAAATCTTCTGTGACCAGTATGGCCGTATCCGCCTCCAGTTCCCGTGGGACCGCTACGGCAAGAGCGATGACCACAGCTCCTGCTGGATACGCGTCACCCAACCGTGGGCGGGCCAGGGCTGGGGCATGCTGGCCATCCCGCGTATCGGTCAGGAAGTCGTCGTCGATTTTCTGCATGGTGATCCGGATCAACCCATCGTCACCGGCCGGACTTACCACGCCAGCAATATCCCGCCAGGCGGGCTGCCGGGCAGCAAAACCCAGATGGCCTTCCGTTCCAAAACCCATAAGGGCGAAGGGTATAACGAGTTGCTGTTTGAAGATGCCAAAGGCAGTGAGCGGCTGGCGTTGCATGCGCAGAAGGATATGCACACCACAGTTAAAAATGCCCAGAGTCTGGTGGTGGAGGCAGGCGACCGGACTTTGACAATCCAGACAGGTGATGAATTCAAAACCGTGCAGCAAGGCAACCTGACAGAAACCATCGGTCAGACACGCAGTACGGAAGCCAATGTGGTACAGGTGAAAGCCACGGCAGGTAAAGCCGGAGCGGGAACACAATTATATGAAGCGGAAGATGATATCACGCTGAAAGTGGGCAGCGGCACCCTCCAGATGACGAAAACCAGCATCAAAATTTCGTTTGGAGGGGCCAGTATTGAGCTAAACGACAGCGGGGTCACCGTATTAGGTGGCCAGGTTAACATCAACAAATAA
- a CDS encoding transposase has product MLDLHCQRNGYEFHIIRRWLKEEKRFCIWLTNLPVEEFTLNDVMDIYRCRWQVELLFKELKSHTNWQGFATRKDSLVTGLIWSSLLTLLVRRTMADYFRRFPYLKRRKIRIPGYGQ; this is encoded by the coding sequence GTGTTAGATTTGCATTGTCAGCGTAACGGTTATGAATTTCACATTATCCGCCGTTGGCTTAAGGAGGAAAAACGGTTTTGTATTTGGCTGACGAATTTACCGGTGGAAGAATTTACACTTAATGATGTGATGGATATTTATCGCTGTCGATGGCAGGTCGAGCTGTTATTTAAGGAGTTGAAATCCCACACAAACTGGCAAGGTTTTGCCACCCGGAAAGACTCGTTAGTTACCGGACTTATCTGGTCAAGTCTGCTCACCTTACTGGTCAGACGGACAATGGCAGATTATTTCCGGAGGTTTCCTTACTTAAAGCGGCGCAAAATACGGATACCTGGTTACGGCCAATAA
- a CDS encoding tlde1 domain-containing protein codes for MAWIYHQYSGDLYHNEKLVYPRGYSGKGIHKNNPASESIRGKGPIPRGRYTIGGYTSSKGAMTIHLEPDQGNNIYGRDLFRIHGDSQEKHQKVV; via the coding sequence ATGGCATGGATTTATCATCAGTACTCAGGTGATTTATATCACAACGAGAAACTAGTTTACCCTCGTGGATATAGTGGGAAAGGAATTCATAAAAATAACCCCGCCTCAGAATCGATACGTGGGAAAGGACCTATACCAAGAGGAAGGTATACTATTGGAGGTTATACTAGTAGCAAAGGTGCAATGACTATCCATTTAGAACCGGATCAGGGCAATAACATCTACGGAAGAGATCTTTTTAGAATTCATGGTGATAGCCAGGAGAAGCATCAGAAGGTTGTATAA
- the metF gene encoding methylenetetrahydrofolate reductase: MSFFHANQREALNQNLAELEGQIRVSFEFFPPRTAEMEQTLWKSIDRLSKLKPKFVSVTYGANSGERDRTHSIIKGIKEKTGLDAAPHLTCIDASREELSSIAHDYWQNGIRHIVALRGDLPTNGCKPKMYGADLVELLKKEADFDISVAAYPEVHPEAKSAQADLINLKRKIDAGANRAITQFFFDVESYLRFRDRCVATGIDVEIVPGILPVSNFRQLQRFAAMTNVRIPSWMTRMFEGLDDDPESRNLVGASIAMDMVKILSREGVKDFHFYTLNRAELSYAICHTLGVRPC, from the coding sequence ATGAGTTTTTTTCACGCTAATCAGCGAGAAGCGCTGAACCAGAATCTGGCTGAACTTGAAGGGCAAATTCGTGTTTCCTTTGAATTCTTTCCACCCAGAACGGCTGAGATGGAACAAACCCTGTGGAAATCTATTGATCGCTTGAGCAAGCTGAAACCTAAATTTGTATCCGTCACCTATGGCGCTAACTCTGGCGAACGTGATCGCACCCATAGCATTATCAAGGGCATTAAAGAAAAAACCGGCCTTGATGCAGCCCCACACCTGACTTGTATTGATGCCAGCCGTGAAGAACTGAGCAGCATTGCTCATGATTATTGGCAAAACGGCATTCGTCATATTGTGGCATTACGTGGTGATTTACCGACTAACGGTTGCAAACCAAAAATGTATGGTGCTGATTTAGTTGAGCTATTAAAAAAAGAAGCGGATTTTGATATCTCTGTTGCCGCTTATCCAGAAGTGCATCCAGAAGCGAAAAGTGCACAGGCAGATTTGATCAATTTAAAACGTAAAATTGATGCCGGAGCCAATCGCGCCATTACCCAATTCTTTTTTGATGTGGAAAGTTACCTGCGTTTTCGTGATCGTTGCGTCGCAACAGGGATTGACGTAGAAATTGTACCCGGGATCTTACCAGTCTCTAACTTCCGTCAATTGCAACGATTTGCCGCCATGACTAACGTTCGGATCCCAAGCTGGATGACCAGAATGTTTGAAGGGTTAGATGATGATCCGGAAAGTCGCAATTTAGTCGGTGCATCTATTGCAATGGACATGGTGAAAATTCTCAGTCGTGAAGGCGTGAAAGATTTTCATTTTTATACCCTGAATCGGGCAGAATTGAGTTATGCCATCTGCCATACACTGGGAGTACGCCCTTGCTAG
- the ppc gene encoding phosphoenolpyruvate carboxylase, protein MNQQYSAMRSNVSMLGKLLGDTIKEALGEDILDKVETIRKLSKSSRAGNETHRQQLLSTLENLSNDELLPVARAFNQFLNLANVAEQYHSISPHGEAASNPVALAALFNRLKDKQFSNDDLIKAVNELAIELVLTAHPTEIARRTLIHKLVEVNGCLAQLDHDDLADYERNNIIRRLRQLIAQSWHTDEIRKNRPTPIDEAKWGFAVVENSLWEGVPAFLREFNEQLEGSIGHSLPVEAVPVRFTSWMGGDRDGNPNVTAEITRHVLLLSRWKAADLFLKDIQILVSELSMSECTPELRQLAGGEHVLEPYREIAKQLRTQLSNTLAYLEKRLKGEQTLPPADLLLHNEQLWQPLYACYQSLKACGMEIIANGQLLDTLRRIRCFGLSLVRIDIRQESTRHRDAIAELTQYLEMGDYASWPEAEKQAFLLRELQSKRPLIPRDWQPSVETQEVFDTCKVIAESPQDSIAAYVISMAKVPSDVLAVKLLLKEAGCPLSLPVAPLFETLDDLNNAEGVIEKLLGIGWYRDLIKDKQMVMIGYSDSAKDAGVMAASWAQYRAQDALIKVCEKEGVTLTLFHGRGGTIGRGGAPAHSALLSQPPGSLKGGFRVTEQGEMIRFKFGLPQVTISSLALYASAILEANLLPPPEPKPEWQQIMDTLSDVSCDMYRDYVREQPEFVPYFRAATPEQELAKLPLGSRPAKRRPTGGVESLRAIPWIFAWTQNRLMLPAWLGAGAALQRVIDAGNLSVLTDMCRDWPFFNTRIAMLEMVFAKADLWLAEYYDQRLVEPKLWPLGVKLRNQLAEDIETVLTISQDEQLMADLPWIAESIALRNVYTDPLNVLQVELLQRSRQQENPAPHLEQALMVTIAGVAAGMRNTG, encoded by the coding sequence ATGAATCAACAATATTCCGCAATGCGAAGTAATGTCAGTATGCTCGGTAAGTTGCTGGGCGATACAATTAAAGAAGCTTTGGGAGAAGATATTCTTGATAAAGTTGAAACGATCAGGAAGTTATCTAAATCATCCCGTGCAGGTAACGAAACCCACCGTCAGCAGCTTTTATCGACGTTAGAAAATTTATCCAATGATGAATTATTGCCTGTGGCCCGTGCGTTTAACCAGTTTTTAAATCTGGCTAACGTTGCCGAACAATATCACAGCATTTCGCCACACGGCGAAGCGGCAAGTAATCCGGTCGCGCTGGCAGCGCTGTTCAACCGGCTCAAAGACAAGCAATTCAGCAATGATGATCTGATCAAAGCGGTCAATGAACTGGCGATTGAATTGGTTCTGACCGCTCATCCGACAGAGATTGCCCGCCGTACCCTGATTCATAAGTTGGTTGAAGTTAATGGCTGTCTGGCACAGCTTGATCATGACGATTTGGCCGATTATGAACGCAATAACATCATCCGCCGATTGCGTCAGTTGATTGCCCAATCATGGCATACTGATGAAATCCGTAAGAATCGTCCCACCCCAATTGATGAAGCAAAATGGGGTTTTGCTGTGGTTGAAAACAGCTTGTGGGAAGGTGTGCCGGCATTCCTGCGTGAGTTCAATGAACAACTGGAAGGATCCATTGGTCATAGTTTGCCGGTGGAAGCTGTACCAGTACGTTTCACCTCTTGGATGGGAGGCGATCGTGATGGTAATCCTAACGTTACCGCCGAGATTACCCGTCATGTCTTATTGCTGAGCCGTTGGAAAGCCGCCGATCTGTTCCTGAAAGATATTCAGATTTTAGTTTCTGAGCTTTCCATGTCGGAATGTACGCCTGAACTTCGCCAACTGGCAGGAGGTGAGCATGTTTTGGAGCCTTACCGTGAAATTGCCAAACAATTGCGCACGCAATTAAGTAACACACTGGCTTATCTGGAAAAACGTCTTAAAGGCGAGCAAACTTTACCACCCGCGGATCTACTTTTGCATAACGAACAGTTATGGCAACCACTCTATGCTTGTTATCAATCATTGAAAGCTTGCGGGATGGAAATTATCGCAAACGGCCAATTGCTGGATACTTTGCGCCGCATTCGTTGCTTTGGTTTATCTTTGGTACGTATTGATATCCGTCAGGAAAGTACCCGCCATCGCGATGCGATTGCTGAACTGACGCAATATCTGGAAATGGGAGACTATGCGAGCTGGCCTGAAGCCGAAAAGCAGGCATTTCTGCTGAGAGAGTTGCAATCAAAACGCCCTCTGATCCCACGTGATTGGCAGCCGAGCGTAGAAACGCAAGAAGTTTTCGATACCTGCAAGGTCATTGCTGAATCACCCCAAGATTCGATTGCAGCTTATGTTATTTCCATGGCGAAAGTTCCTTCTGATGTCTTGGCGGTGAAGTTATTGTTGAAAGAGGCGGGATGTCCATTGTCATTGCCTGTTGCGCCGTTGTTCGAAACCCTTGATGACTTGAATAATGCAGAAGGTGTGATTGAAAAACTGTTGGGGATTGGGTGGTATCGCGATCTGATTAAGGATAAGCAGATGGTGATGATTGGTTATTCTGATTCAGCCAAAGATGCCGGAGTGATGGCAGCGTCGTGGGCACAATATCGGGCACAGGATGCATTAATCAAAGTGTGTGAAAAAGAAGGCGTGACACTCACTCTGTTCCACGGACGTGGGGGCACGATTGGCCGTGGTGGTGCTCCAGCCCATTCGGCTTTGCTCTCCCAACCGCCGGGTAGCTTGAAAGGCGGGTTTCGGGTAACGGAACAGGGGGAAATGATCCGTTTTAAATTTGGTTTGCCGCAGGTCACGATCAGCAGTTTGGCCTTGTATGCCAGTGCGATCCTGGAAGCAAACTTATTGCCGCCACCAGAGCCGAAACCGGAATGGCAGCAGATTATGGATACACTCTCTGATGTTTCCTGTGACATGTATCGTGATTATGTCCGTGAGCAACCGGAATTTGTGCCTTATTTTCGCGCAGCGACGCCAGAGCAAGAGTTGGCAAAACTGCCTTTGGGTTCGCGGCCAGCTAAACGACGCCCGACAGGGGGAGTTGAAAGTTTGCGCGCGATCCCGTGGATATTTGCCTGGACGCAAAACCGGTTGATGTTGCCGGCATGGTTAGGCGCGGGGGCGGCGTTGCAACGGGTGATCGATGCCGGTAACTTGTCAGTTTTAACGGATATGTGTCGTGATTGGCCATTCTTCAATACGCGTATTGCCATGTTGGAGATGGTGTTTGCTAAAGCAGATCTGTGGCTAGCAGAATATTACGATCAGCGTTTGGTAGAACCTAAGTTGTGGCCTTTAGGCGTCAAATTGCGTAATCAACTTGCAGAGGATATCGAAACGGTATTGACTATTTCGCAGGATGAACAATTAATGGCAGATTTGCCGTGGATCGCTGAATCTATCGCTTTGCGTAACGTGTATACCGATCCGTTGAACGTACTACAGGTCGAATTATTACAGCGTTCTCGTCAGCAGGAAAATCCTGCTCCGCATCTTGAACAAGCGCTGATGGTAACGATTGCCGGTGTTGCAGCAGGAATGCGTAATACAGGATAA
- a CDS encoding bifunctional aspartate kinase/homoserine dehydrogenase II has translation MSTRATAGTGSGRQLHKFGGSSLADVKCYQRVAEIMANYSLPGDLMVVSAAGSTTNQLIDWLKLSQSDRISAHQIQQSLRRYQQELIRGLLPETVAEELNAMFVADLERLSVLLDKPVTDMTYAEVVGHGEIWSARLMAAVLENQGIPSAWLDARQFLRAERIAQPQVDVSLSQPLLSQLLIQNPNKRLVVTGFISSNQKGETVLLGRNGSDYSATQVGALAGAQKVTIWSDVAGVYSADPRKVKDACLLPLLRLDEASELARLAAPVLHTRTLQPVSLSDIDLQLRCSYQPEQGSTRIERVLATGTGAKIVTSHDDVCLIELHVSSAHDFKQIYKDIDSLLKRAQIRPLATGLHADCNLIQLCYTSEIVNSALDVLQDASLPGKLSLREGLALVALVGAGVCKNPLHSHRFYQQLKDQPVEFIWHAEDDISLVAVLRLNQTSHLIQGLHQSLFRAEKRIGLVLFGKGNIGSRWLELFAREQKNISARSDFEFILAGVVDSRRSLLNYQGIDASRALAFFDDEAAEHEDDALFLWMRAHPYDDLVVLDVTASEELAKEYIYFASYGFHVISANKVAGSSDSNTYRMIRDAFAKTGRHWLYNATVGAGLPINYSVRDLRESGDTILSISGVFSGTLSWLFLQFDGSVPFSELVEQAWQQGLTEPDPRIDLSGQDVMRKLVILAREAGYEIEPDHVRVESLVPVEARSGSIEEFFENSAAINEQMQQRLEAAQEMGLVLRYVARFDVSGKAKVGVEAVRSDHPLASLLPADNVFAIESRWYRDNPLVIRGPGAGRDVTAGAIQSDLNRLSQLL, from the coding sequence ATGAGTACAAGGGCAACAGCGGGGACGGGATCTGGCCGTCAGTTACATAAATTTGGTGGTAGCAGCCTGGCTGATGTGAAATGTTATCAGCGGGTTGCTGAAATTATGGCGAACTACAGCTTGCCGGGTGATTTGATGGTGGTATCGGCTGCAGGGAGTACAACCAACCAATTGATTGATTGGCTTAAATTGAGCCAGAGTGACCGGATATCAGCCCATCAAATACAGCAGTCTTTGCGGCGTTACCAGCAAGAATTGATCCGTGGCTTGTTGCCCGAAACAGTTGCAGAAGAACTAAATGCAATGTTTGTCGCTGATCTGGAAAGATTGAGCGTATTGTTGGATAAGCCTGTCACCGATATGACATACGCCGAAGTTGTCGGTCACGGGGAAATCTGGTCTGCGCGTTTAATGGCGGCAGTGCTGGAAAATCAGGGTATCCCTAGCGCATGGCTGGATGCGCGTCAATTCCTGCGGGCAGAGCGTATTGCTCAGCCACAAGTTGATGTCAGTTTATCTCAACCTCTGCTTAGCCAATTACTGATCCAAAACCCCAATAAGCGTTTAGTGGTTACCGGCTTTATTTCCAGTAACCAGAAAGGGGAAACGGTATTATTGGGGCGCAATGGCAGCGACTATTCTGCTACCCAAGTTGGCGCTTTGGCGGGAGCCCAAAAAGTCACAATTTGGAGTGACGTAGCGGGGGTTTACAGTGCCGATCCGCGTAAAGTTAAAGATGCCTGTTTGTTGCCGTTGCTGCGTTTGGACGAAGCCAGTGAATTGGCACGTTTGGCCGCGCCTGTTCTCCACACCCGAACATTGCAGCCGGTTTCACTCAGCGATATTGATCTACAACTGCGTTGCAGTTATCAGCCGGAACAGGGTTCCACCCGGATTGAACGGGTGCTGGCAACGGGGACAGGGGCAAAAATTGTCACCAGCCATGATGATGTCTGCCTGATTGAATTACATGTTTCTTCAGCCCACGATTTCAAGCAAATCTATAAAGACATTGATTCTTTGTTGAAACGCGCCCAAATCCGGCCATTGGCAACAGGGCTGCACGCAGATTGCAACCTGATCCAACTTTGCTATACCTCTGAGATTGTCAATAGCGCCCTTGATGTTTTGCAGGATGCTTCCTTACCCGGCAAACTTTCTTTGCGTGAAGGTTTAGCGCTGGTGGCATTAGTGGGGGCGGGTGTATGCAAGAATCCACTGCATAGCCATCGTTTTTATCAACAATTAAAAGATCAGCCGGTTGAATTTATCTGGCATGCAGAAGATGACATTAGTTTGGTTGCTGTGCTGCGTTTGAATCAGACATCACATTTAATTCAGGGATTACACCAAAGTCTGTTCAGGGCAGAAAAACGTATCGGTTTAGTGTTGTTTGGTAAAGGGAATATTGGTTCTCGTTGGCTGGAGCTGTTTGCCCGTGAACAGAAAAATATTTCTGCTCGCAGCGATTTTGAATTTATTCTGGCGGGTGTTGTCGATAGTCGGCGGAGTTTGTTGAATTATCAGGGCATTGATGCCAGTCGGGCATTGGCCTTCTTTGATGATGAAGCGGCTGAACATGAAGACGATGCTCTGTTTTTATGGATGCGGGCACACCCTTATGATGATTTGGTTGTACTGGATGTTACGGCAAGTGAAGAATTGGCCAAAGAGTATATCTATTTTGCCAGTTATGGATTCCACGTTATCAGTGCCAACAAAGTCGCCGGCTCTTCCGACAGTAATACCTATCGTATGATCCGCGATGCCTTTGCAAAAACGGGGCGTCATTGGTTATACAACGCCACAGTGGGTGCAGGGCTGCCGATTAATTATTCCGTCAGGGATCTGCGGGAGAGCGGTGATACCATTCTGTCCATCAGTGGCGTTTTTTCTGGCACATTATCCTGGCTGTTTTTGCAGTTTGATGGTTCTGTACCTTTCAGTGAATTAGTTGAACAAGCATGGCAACAAGGGTTGACGGAACCTGATCCGCGTATTGACCTTTCTGGTCAGGATGTGATGCGTAAATTGGTTATTCTGGCGCGCGAAGCGGGTTATGAGATAGAGCCTGATCATGTGCGGGTTGAATCTTTGGTGCCGGTAGAGGCTCGAAGCGGTTCTATCGAAGAGTTCTTTGAAAACAGTGCCGCCATTAATGAGCAAATGCAGCAACGATTGGAAGCGGCACAGGAAATGGGCCTGGTGCTACGGTATGTCGCTCGTTTTGATGTCAGTGGTAAGGCAAAAGTGGGTGTGGAAGCGGTGCGTAGCGATCATCCATTGGCTTCACTACTGCCGGCGGATAATGTTTTTGCGATAGAAAGTCGCTGGTATCGTGATAATCCGTTAGTAATCCGTGGGCCTGGTGCGGGACGAGATGTCACCGCGGGAGCAATCCAATCGGATTTAAATCGTCTGTCACAACTTCTGTAA
- the metB gene encoding cystathionine gamma-synthase translates to MGCKQATIAVHSGSNVDEQYGCVVPPIYLSSTYNFTGFNEPRAHDYSRRGNPGRDVVQQVLAELEGGAGAIMTSSGMSAIHLLCTVFLKPGDLLVAPHDCYGGSYRLFDSLSKRGAYNVIFVDQSNEQALKQALAKNPKLVLIETPSNPLLRIVDIQYICGLAHEIGALAVVDNTFLSPVLQKPLDLGADLVVHSCTKYLNGHSDLIAGAIIAKEPSIAEELAWWANNIGVTAAAFDSYLLLRGIRTLSARVLLQQNNAVAIADYLQQQPQVKKLFYPALKNHPGHEIAVKQQQGFGAMLSFELDGDEQAMRRFLSTLKLFTLAESLGGVESLISHTATMTHAGMSAEARAQAGITDSLLRVSVGIEDSQDLIADLDNAFQAAATR, encoded by the coding sequence ATGGGATGTAAGCAAGCGACAATTGCGGTTCACAGTGGTTCAAATGTTGATGAACAATATGGTTGTGTTGTTCCGCCTATCTATCTTTCCAGTACATACAACTTTACGGGTTTCAATGAGCCCAGGGCGCATGATTACTCGCGCCGTGGCAATCCTGGTCGTGATGTTGTCCAACAGGTGTTGGCCGAGCTGGAAGGAGGTGCGGGCGCAATCATGACCAGCAGTGGCATGTCAGCGATTCATCTGCTCTGTACCGTATTTCTGAAACCAGGGGATTTATTGGTGGCTCCGCATGATTGTTATGGTGGGAGTTATCGCCTGTTTGACAGTCTAAGCAAGCGTGGCGCATACAATGTGATTTTTGTTGATCAGTCAAATGAACAAGCGTTGAAACAGGCGTTAGCTAAAAACCCCAAACTGGTGCTAATTGAAACACCGAGTAATCCTTTGTTACGGATCGTAGATATTCAATATATTTGTGGCTTGGCCCATGAAATTGGGGCATTGGCTGTGGTTGATAACACTTTCTTAAGCCCTGTACTGCAAAAGCCATTGGATTTGGGGGCAGATTTAGTCGTGCATTCTTGCACGAAATATTTGAATGGACATTCTGATCTGATTGCGGGAGCAATTATCGCTAAGGAGCCATCCATCGCGGAAGAGTTAGCTTGGTGGGCAAACAATATTGGCGTGACGGCTGCGGCCTTTGACAGTTATCTGCTATTGCGCGGCATTCGTACATTATCTGCCCGCGTGCTGCTCCAACAAAACAATGCTGTTGCCATTGCGGATTATTTGCAACAACAGCCCCAAGTGAAAAAGCTCTTCTATCCTGCGTTGAAGAACCATCCAGGGCATGAAATTGCCGTTAAGCAACAGCAAGGTTTTGGGGCGATGCTAAGTTTCGAACTGGATGGTGATGAACAGGCCATGCGTCGTTTTTTATCTACGTTAAAATTATTTACCTTGGCTGAATCTCTCGGTGGTGTGGAATCGTTGATTTCTCATACCGCGACCATGACACACGCGGGAATGTCGGCAGAAGCAAGGGCTCAGGCAGGGATTACGGATTCGCTTCTTCGTGTCTCTGTGGGAATTGAAGATAGTCAGGATTTAATTGCTGATCTGGACAATGCGTTTCAGGCAGCGGCAACGAGGTAA
- the metJ gene encoding met regulon transcriptional regulator MetJ translates to MAEWNGEYVSPYAEHGKKSEQVKKITVSIPLKVLKILTDERTRRQVNNLRHATNSELLCEAFLHAFTGQPLPNDNDLRKERHDEIPEAAKTMMRERGIDPDTWEY, encoded by the coding sequence ATGGCTGAGTGGAATGGTGAGTATGTCAGCCCTTATGCTGAACATGGCAAAAAAAGTGAACAGGTCAAAAAAATTACAGTTTCAATCCCACTAAAGGTATTGAAAATCCTGACTGATGAGCGCACTCGCCGTCAGGTGAACAATCTGCGTCATGCAACAAACAGCGAATTGCTGTGTGAAGCTTTTCTCCATGCGTTCACCGGACAGCCTCTGCCTAATGATAATGATTTACGCAAAGAACGCCATGATGAAATCCCGGAAGCAGCGAAAACCATGATGCGTGAGCGAGGCATTGATCCTGATACATGGGAATATTGA
- the rpmE gene encoding 50S ribosomal protein L31 has protein sequence MKQGIHPKYEAITATCSCGNVIKINSTVGHNLNLDVCGECHPFYTGKQRDVATGGRVDRFNKRFSVPGTKK, from the coding sequence ATGAAACAAGGTATCCATCCTAAATACGAAGCAATTACTGCAACTTGCTCTTGCGGTAATGTCATCAAAATTAACTCTACTGTAGGTCACAATCTGAACCTGGACGTCTGTGGTGAATGCCACCCGTTCTACACTGGTAAGCAGCGTGATGTTGCGACTGGTGGTCGTGTTGATCGCTTTAACAAACGTTTCAGCGTTCCAGGTACTAAAAAGTAA